A single window of Pseudoduganella plicata DNA harbors:
- a CDS encoding 5'-methylthioadenosine/adenosylhomocysteine nucleosidase, with amino-acid sequence MTSTISTKKMRLGIISALAEEQQGLIDAMPDATRLTHGMREYTSGTLWHTDAVAVLSRIGKVAAAMTAATLVEKFGVTHIIFTGVAGSADFGVRVGDVVVAESLVQHDMDASPLFPRFEVPLTGLSQLPTDRELSRQLANAARRFLENEPGGAKLHCGLIGSGDQFINDGVRLAALKDALPELLAVEMEGAAVAQVCFELNVPFAVIRTISDNANEDAATDFMHFVKTVASRYAFGILRNFCHG; translated from the coding sequence ATGACTTCGACCATTTCAACGAAAAAAATGCGGCTGGGAATCATTTCGGCCTTGGCGGAAGAGCAGCAGGGGCTGATCGATGCGATGCCCGATGCAACAAGGCTCACCCACGGCATGCGCGAGTACACGAGCGGAACGTTGTGGCATACCGACGCCGTTGCTGTCCTGTCGCGTATCGGCAAGGTCGCTGCGGCGATGACGGCGGCAACGCTTGTGGAAAAGTTCGGTGTTACCCACATCATTTTTACGGGCGTTGCCGGCAGCGCCGACTTTGGTGTCCGGGTGGGCGATGTTGTCGTGGCAGAATCGCTGGTGCAGCACGATATGGACGCGTCGCCGCTGTTTCCCCGCTTTGAAGTGCCACTGACGGGACTGTCGCAACTGCCCACCGACCGGGAACTGTCACGCCAGTTGGCCAACGCCGCACGGCGTTTCCTGGAAAACGAACCAGGCGGCGCCAAATTGCACTGTGGCCTGATCGGCAGCGGCGACCAGTTCATCAACGATGGTGTCCGGCTGGCCGCATTGAAAGACGCGTTACCGGAACTGCTGGCGGTCGAAATGGAAGGCGCCGCCGTCGCCCAGGTCTGCTTTGAGCTGAACGTGCCGTTTGCCGTGATCCGCACCATTTCCGACAACGCCAACGAAGATGCCGCCACGGATTTCATGCATTTCGTCAAAACGGTGGCATCCCGCTACGCCTTCGGCATCCTGCGCAACTTCTGTCACGGCTGA
- the putA gene encoding trifunctional transcriptional regulator/proline dehydrogenase/L-glutamate gamma-semialdehyde dehydrogenase has translation MNSPVAPFAALQAEILRDPGPLRAAVTAAYRRDEQSAVQWLLGQIREGIDTTAQAQALARRLVTAVREKRTRASGVDALMHQFSLSSEEGVALMCLAEALLRIPDSATADRLIADKISKGDWRKHLGESPSLFVNAATWGLLVTGKLVSSSSEEKLGSAITRLIAKGGEPLIRKGVDLAMRMLGNQFVTGQTIDEAIRNGRDNEARGYRYSYDMLGEAALTEHDAANYYKSYEMAIHAIGKASNGRGIRNGPGISVKLSALHPRYSRAQRDRVMTELLPRLRSLVLLAKQYNIGLNIDAEEADRLELSLDLMEAMAHDPELAGFDGIGFVVQAYQKRCPFVIDYLVDLARRSGRKFMVRLVKGAYWDAEIKRAQVDGMPGYPVYTRKVYTDVSYLACAQRLLAATDVIYPQFATHNAQTLSTIYTWAKQDGIESYEFQCLHGMGETLYDQVVGDANLGKACRIYAPVGTHETLLAYLVRRLLENGANSSFVSQIVDESIPVDRLIENPLAIARQQQGLPHPAIPLPLAMFGAGRRNSAGIDLSNEDTLREVSVALAQPRTWTAAPLLAGDVAPGQAAAALTNPAQRGDIVGHVTEASAADVETALASASAYAMDWQTVAPSERADALIRAADLYEAHTLELMALAIREAGKSLPNAIAEVREAVDFLRYYAQEVRHEKNVLALGPVTCISPWNFPLAIFTGQVAAALAAGNVVLAKPAEQTPLIAHRAVQLLHEAGIPRTALQFLPGRGEVVGAGLCNDARVKGVIFTGSTEVAQLINRTLAKRAVAEHCDIPLIAETGGQNAMIVDSSSLPEQVVSDAISSAFDSAGQRCSALRVLFLQEDIADKTIRMLKGAMGELKIGNPDRLATDIGPVIDTEAQQNLLSHIEQTKRSAVAHFSLGVPAGATGTFVPPTVLEIRSLDELTKEVFGPVMHVIRYRRDELPKVVESINASGFGLTLGVHSRIDETIGFITSRAHVGNIYVNRNIVGAVVGVQPFGGEGKSGTGPKAGGPLYLKRLQRAAAPVEVHARQSSPCVDALAVWAKAKGKPQVAALAEQYVCTTPLGTEILLPGPTGERNTLRYEPRGGIACFAATQDGLLNQLAAVLATGNVAIVVPQTPAVVPADLPDAVRDRVQVVGDLSALQDGFQIALVESTLTPQLRGPLAARDGALVSVIDTTEQGIIPLWRLIAERALCVNTTAAGGNASLMTLGA, from the coding sequence ATGAATTCTCCCGTTGCCCCATTTGCCGCCCTACAAGCTGAAATCCTGCGCGATCCCGGCCCCCTGCGCGCGGCCGTGACCGCTGCCTACCGGCGTGACGAACAGAGCGCCGTGCAATGGCTGCTGGGTCAGATCCGCGAGGGAATCGACACGACGGCGCAAGCACAGGCGTTGGCGCGCCGGCTGGTAACGGCGGTGCGCGAAAAGCGCACACGCGCCTCCGGCGTGGATGCGCTGATGCACCAGTTCTCGCTGTCGTCGGAAGAAGGCGTGGCGCTGATGTGCCTGGCTGAAGCGCTGCTGCGCATTCCCGACAGCGCCACCGCCGACCGCCTCATTGCCGACAAGATCAGCAAGGGCGACTGGCGCAAGCATCTGGGCGAGTCGCCCTCGCTGTTTGTCAATGCCGCAACCTGGGGCCTGCTGGTGACTGGCAAGCTGGTCAGCTCGAGCAGCGAGGAAAAGCTGGGCTCGGCCATTACCCGCCTGATCGCCAAGGGCGGCGAACCGCTGATCCGCAAGGGCGTCGACCTGGCCATGCGCATGCTGGGCAACCAGTTCGTGACGGGCCAGACGATCGACGAAGCGATCAGGAACGGCCGCGACAACGAAGCGCGCGGCTACCGTTACTCTTACGACATGCTGGGCGAAGCGGCCCTGACGGAACACGACGCGGCGAATTACTACAAGTCCTACGAGATGGCGATCCACGCGATCGGCAAGGCATCGAACGGCCGCGGCATCCGCAACGGCCCCGGCATTTCCGTCAAACTGTCGGCGCTGCACCCCCGTTACAGCCGGGCCCAGCGCGACCGCGTGATGACGGAACTGCTGCCGCGCCTGCGCTCGCTGGTGCTGCTGGCCAAGCAATACAACATCGGCCTGAACATCGATGCGGAAGAGGCCGATCGCCTGGAACTGTCGCTGGACCTGATGGAAGCGATGGCGCACGACCCCGAGCTGGCCGGCTTCGACGGCATCGGCTTCGTCGTGCAGGCGTACCAGAAGCGCTGCCCGTTCGTGATCGACTACCTGGTCGATCTGGCACGCCGGTCCGGCCGCAAGTTCATGGTGCGCCTTGTCAAGGGCGCCTACTGGGATGCCGAGATCAAGCGCGCCCAGGTGGACGGCATGCCCGGCTATCCGGTCTACACGCGCAAGGTGTACACGGACGTGTCATACCTGGCCTGCGCGCAGCGCCTGCTGGCCGCAACGGACGTGATCTATCCGCAGTTTGCCACCCACAACGCGCAAACGCTGTCGACCATCTACACGTGGGCCAAGCAGGACGGCATCGAAAGCTATGAATTCCAGTGCCTGCACGGCATGGGCGAGACGCTGTACGACCAGGTCGTCGGCGATGCCAACCTGGGCAAGGCCTGCCGCATCTATGCGCCCGTCGGCACGCATGAGACCTTGCTGGCTTACCTGGTGCGCCGTCTGCTGGAAAACGGCGCGAATTCGTCGTTCGTCAGCCAGATCGTCGACGAGAGCATTCCCGTCGACCGGCTGATCGAAAACCCGCTGGCCATCGCGCGCCAGCAGCAGGGCCTGCCGCATCCGGCCATCCCGCTGCCGCTGGCGATGTTTGGCGCGGGACGTCGGAACTCGGCCGGCATCGACCTGTCCAACGAAGACACGCTGCGCGAAGTGTCCGTCGCGCTGGCCCAGCCACGCACCTGGACGGCGGCGCCGCTGCTGGCCGGTGACGTCGCGCCAGGTCAAGCGGCGGCCGCGCTGACGAACCCGGCGCAACGGGGCGATATCGTCGGCCACGTGACGGAAGCGTCGGCGGCAGACGTGGAAACGGCACTGGCCAGCGCCAGCGCCTACGCCATGGACTGGCAAACCGTCGCGCCTTCAGAGCGTGCCGATGCGCTGATCCGTGCCGCCGACCTGTACGAAGCGCATACGCTGGAACTGATGGCGCTGGCCATCCGCGAAGCGGGCAAGTCGCTGCCGAACGCCATCGCCGAAGTGCGTGAAGCGGTCGACTTCCTGCGTTATTACGCGCAAGAAGTGCGGCATGAAAAAAATGTGCTGGCGCTGGGCCCCGTCACCTGCATCAGTCCGTGGAATTTTCCGCTGGCGATCTTTACGGGCCAGGTAGCGGCCGCACTGGCGGCGGGCAACGTCGTGCTGGCCAAGCCGGCCGAGCAGACGCCGCTGATCGCGCACCGCGCCGTGCAGCTGCTGCATGAAGCGGGCATTCCGCGCACGGCGCTGCAGTTCCTGCCGGGCCGCGGCGAAGTCGTCGGTGCCGGCCTGTGCAATGACGCACGCGTCAAAGGCGTGATTTTCACGGGTTCGACGGAAGTGGCGCAACTGATCAACCGTACATTGGCCAAGCGGGCCGTGGCGGAACACTGCGACATCCCGCTGATTGCCGAGACGGGCGGGCAGAACGCGATGATCGTCGATTCGTCGTCGTTGCCGGAGCAGGTGGTGTCCGATGCAATCTCGTCGGCCTTCGACAGTGCCGGCCAGCGCTGCTCCGCGCTGCGCGTGCTGTTCCTGCAGGAGGATATTGCCGACAAGACGATCAGGATGCTCAAAGGTGCCATGGGCGAGCTCAAGATCGGCAACCCGGACCGCCTGGCCACGGACATCGGTCCCGTGATCGACACGGAAGCACAGCAGAACCTGCTGTCGCATATCGAACAGACGAAGCGTTCCGCCGTTGCCCACTTCTCGCTGGGCGTGCCGGCAGGCGCGACGGGGACGTTCGTGCCCCCGACGGTGCTGGAAATCCGTTCGCTGGACGAGCTGACGAAGGAAGTGTTCGGCCCCGTCATGCACGTGATCCGCTATCGCCGCGACGAGCTGCCGAAAGTGGTGGAATCGATCAATGCCAGCGGCTTCGGCCTGACCTTGGGCGTGCACTCGCGCATCGATGAAACGATCGGGTTCATCACGTCGCGCGCCCACGTGGGCAATATCTACGTCAACCGCAATATTGTTGGCGCGGTGGTGGGTGTGCAGCCGTTCGGCGGCGAAGGCAAGTCCGGCACGGGCCCGAAAGCGGGCGGTCCGCTGTACCTGAAGCGCCTGCAGCGTGCCGCAGCGCCGGTCGAGGTGCATGCGCGCCAGTCGTCGCCCTGTGTCGACGCACTGGCTGTCTGGGCCAAGGCCAAGGGCAAGCCGCAAGTGGCCGCGCTGGCCGAGCAGTACGTCTGCACGACGCCACTGGGCACGGAAATCCTGTTGCCCGGCCCGACGGGCGAGCGCAACACGCTGCGCTACGAGCCACGCGGCGGGATCGCCTGCTTTGCCGCGACCCAGGACGGCCTGCTGAACCAGCTCGCTGCGGTGCTGGCCACCGGCAACGTCGCGATTGTGGTGCCGCAGACGCCGGCCGTGGTCCCGGCGGACCTGCCCGATGCCGTGCGCGACCGCGTCCAGGTCGTCGGCGACCTGAGCGCGCTGCAGGACGGTTTCCAGATCGCACTGGTCGAATCCACGCTGACGCCGCAATTGCGCGGTCCGCTGGCCGCACGCGACGGCGCGCTGGTCAGTGTGATCGATACGACCGAGCAGGGCATCATTCCACTGTGGCGCCTGATTGCCGAACGGGCGTTGTGCGTCAACACGACCGCGGCAGGCGGCAATGCCAGTCTGATGACCCTGGGCGCGTAA